One genomic segment of Corynebacterium durum includes these proteins:
- the hisC gene encoding histidinol-phosphate transaminase codes for MIRPDLNSIPAYVPGARMSDALKLSSNECTHPPLPQAVQAMTDAAATVNRYPDMGVTELRQALASALSLPGLDNVAVGCGSSALCQQLVQISCTDGDEVVFAWRSFEAYPIFAQVVGATPVPVPLTKDHRHDLPAMLDAITDRTRLMFVCNPNNPTGTTITRAEFEDFMRKVPPQVLVALDEAYMEYIRDVDTPLSTEYLQAFPNLVGLRTFSKAYGLAGARVGYAFSANTEVIDALNKVALPFGVNAVAQAGALASLAAADALLEHTDEVVAGRARIAAAVGGVASQANFVWVPRDDAPELAARLAAAGVLVRAFPEGLRITATTAEETERLLAAWEALNA; via the coding sequence ATGATTCGACCTGACCTTAACTCCATTCCCGCTTATGTTCCCGGCGCGCGTATGTCTGATGCGCTGAAGCTGTCCAGTAATGAATGCACGCATCCGCCGCTGCCTCAGGCAGTGCAGGCAATGACCGATGCGGCGGCGACTGTGAATCGCTACCCGGATATGGGTGTCACGGAGCTCAGGCAGGCATTGGCCAGCGCGCTTTCGCTTCCCGGCCTTGATAATGTTGCGGTGGGGTGCGGGTCGTCGGCGTTGTGCCAGCAACTTGTCCAGATCAGCTGTACCGATGGGGATGAGGTGGTGTTTGCGTGGCGGAGTTTTGAGGCATACCCGATTTTCGCCCAGGTCGTCGGGGCCACCCCTGTGCCGGTTCCACTCACCAAGGATCATCGCCATGACCTCCCCGCAATGCTGGACGCCATCACCGACCGCACGCGACTGATGTTTGTGTGCAATCCGAATAATCCCACAGGCACAACCATCACCCGCGCCGAATTTGAGGACTTCATGCGCAAGGTTCCGCCGCAGGTGTTGGTGGCGCTTGACGAGGCGTACATGGAGTACATTCGGGACGTCGATACGCCGCTGTCTACCGAGTATCTTCAGGCGTTTCCAAACCTGGTAGGCCTGCGCACCTTCTCTAAGGCGTATGGGCTGGCAGGGGCCCGTGTGGGCTACGCGTTTAGCGCGAATACGGAGGTTATTGACGCCTTGAATAAGGTTGCGCTGCCGTTCGGGGTGAATGCTGTGGCGCAGGCAGGTGCGCTGGCGTCGCTCGCGGCCGCGGATGCCCTGCTGGAACACACCGACGAGGTTGTTGCGGGGCGAGCGCGTATCGCTGCGGCGGTGGGTGGCGTGGCATCGCAAGCCAATTTCGTGTGGGTGCCGCGTGACGACGCCCCGGAACTCGCCGCCCGCCTCGCCGCTGCGGGTGTGCTGGTGCGAGCCTTCCCGGAAGGGCTGCGCATCACGGCGACAACAGCGGAGGAGACGGAAAGATTGCTGGCGGCGTGGGAGGCTTTAAACGCGTAG